TTCTACCTTAATGGGAAATTGTCGCCTTTTAAAAGTAAAGGGATACGTATTTTCATAATACAGTGTCAGCcgatttataaaaacaatttctcCAGCTTTGTCGCCTGTTAATATTTTGCATCTCAAGACATTAACGCCTAATTCCAAGATCATCAGTCTTGTTCCATTACAGAGTCCTCTACTCACgtttaaatttctaatcaACATTACTATGGAGTATTGTCGTAATCGAAGTTCATATGGCGGAAAATTGGGTGGATTCGTAAGTATTTAAGTAAGTATTTAAGTATTCGGGTAAAACTGCATCATCCATGTTCCCGTTGTCACAATTCTCAGTACTGTCAACACCTGTATAATTTTTCTGAGTTGAAGAATCCAATAGTTCAActacttgtttatttatttcatcaacATCTACATTTCTGGCGGATAGAATGACAGCAGATGTTGATTGATCATAACGTTTATCTCTGATTATTTTGCCTTAAATTTCTCTACAATGTCATATTGTTCGATGTAAAACACGAGTCAGGAAGATTTactttatcatttaaattattgacggTTCGATCGccgatatttaataaaaagtttacgAATTGTATTTCTTCCGGTAACGCTCGCATATTCTGTGTCAatgaaaattgatgaaaatttttccataatgAACTAAATCTAATAGAAAGATTGACAGTTTCGGTTCGAGTTGTATGAGGTTGTACTGGAAATAATTGGCGAAAATCACCACccaaaatcattaattttccGCCGAAGggcattttattattcataatatgACGTAACGTACGATCTTTTATTTCCAAAGCATATCTAAGCGACATTGGAGCTTCATCCCAAATAAAAacgtcaaaatttttcaagtattcACCTTGTTTCGAATTTGGTTTAATGCGTGAAGAAGAATCAGAGAACATTGGAACGTGCAAGCCAAACGTTTTATGAACAGTTTTTCCGTTAGGTAATAGGGTTGCGGCAATGCCCGGATAGGCCATAGTACAGacgtttttattttcttttttcaaaatttgacaaagagtggtataaataaaagtttttccGGATCCACCGGGTCCATCTATGTAAATGCAATTGGAAGAAGTAAATTGCCTTTCACCGTTAATCGAGTTTAAAATGTAATCAACTATTTTCTTTTGACGAACATTGAGTTTATTGTCATAAGTCTGTGGATCGTCCAAGTTGTTAGTTTGTAACGATTCGCCACTTAGTAATGCTTCGTCGATTTCACTAATCTGAATCATACTGGGGAAATCTGAAAGACTGTAGCGTTCACGATTAAGcatagaattaataaaaacgtACGCTTTTTTCTCTCCTTCTTTAACTCCAAAACGTCTGTTATAATCTTCGGACATAGATTCTTTAAACTCGTTCTATAACTCTACCGCTCGAAGAGGTTGACAATGGATTAACATACGAACAAATAAACAACGTAATTGTCGTGGCATCATCCATACTATTGCTTCATTTAAAGTTCTTTTCCATTCTTGATCGTCTTCTATAAGTCCTGCTGTTAAACACGTCGACGTGAAAGTATCACAAAGTATTCCATTCATTGTTCCTGAGATCTTCAAAACTTCTAGCACCTTTCCtgtgaattaataataatctaagaTGAAATAATTCAACTTAAGCAGGACTAATTGAATACATACGACCAATAAcgttgagatatttttttcgtGGTTGCCAACTTGTAATTTTAGTCACATtgtcttttttaaaaacataatgATATAGGATATCGCTATAAATATATTGGCGAGCATTTGAATCACGttcattcaatttaaaataatctatCAACATAGATTGTTTCTGTAAAGCTTCTCGAAGTTCGTCATTGTTAcaatcattattaatagtgATACTTTGTTCATTTGGTAAGTGTACTGGTAAACGGATTATGGAATGACTTTTATTCTGAAGATGTTTTGATAAAATGCGCCAAACAGCTTCAACAGGACCAATATAGCGAGCATCAACAAAATCACGTACTTCGTCGTGATCTTTAACATTgttcaaattttcagaatcATGAGAATTAGAAGACGAATGAGTTTCTTCTCCTAGTGATTCTACTCTAGTATTCGGTACACTTCCATTTATTGTTATCCCTGCTTTATTGTGGCCTTTGTAAacatatttaaatgaatatttaacaGCTGTGACTGAGCATACAACTTTTACATTAATATgacaattaaaagtttttaataaaaccttATTGTATGGTACAACATGTTGATTAGTAAATACGAAATTATTTCGTGAAAATGTAATGTTTTCATCCTGACGACGGTTATAAAGATATCCATTTCCATCCATTGTCGTCTCATTTCGAAACTGTTTAGGAAATTTCTTCGAACAAATATTGTTGATTAGACACCAATCTCCGCAAGGACCATGCAGCATATTTTTCGTTACAATATCAAATAAAGTCGGATCGCTCATAGGATTTGGAATCTCTGCAGAGATTAATCTATCAACTTGTTCAGGTGTTGTTATTTTAGAATCgctttttaatgtaattaacaTGTGTAAATGTGGCAAACCACGTTTTTGGAATTCTATTACCCAATTGTAAGCGGCTACTTGACCAAAAAGATGTTGTTTTACAATCATATCAATTAAAGTATCTTTTTTAATGCTTAATACTCGTGCAACTAAATCCGGTCTATCCGATGCAGTTTGTCCAGGTAATAAGTTCTCTGAAATTTCACGCCACTTCGGATTACATCTCATAGTAACAAATAAGTATAGTTTCCCAAATTGACGAACAATTGACATTGCATCTTGATAATGTTGTATCATATTTCGTGGTGAACCATAAAAACTGGacggtaaaataataattttccagaTATTTGAACTTGTATTATTACTGGTATTTTGCGATCGTAGATGATCTATTAAACCTTAATAAGATTCAGCTCGTAGTTTCTTTTGGTTAAATTGACAATAATTCAATCTGTCGTTCTCAATCTTGACGTAACTATCGACTACCCATTGTTGTGTTAAACGTCGTCCCATAAGAAAGATATTAAAATGATCTCTAATAGccaatttatatttgtaataatcCGCACGAGTCACTGTTCGATTGGTTTTGTATTGATAAGGTATAGAATTATGCCATCCTTGATTACCATATGGATAAAAAAGGGGATAAATCCAGGGTTCGGTATTAGGATCCATAGTGCTTAAAAATTGGAAAGATTTGGTTACCCTCGCGGTCTTGGAATCACTAAGGATCCATGGTGGGTACATGAAGGGTTCACTGAGGAGCTATACGGGATGTactcccgactagaaattttaatgtaagacctattggGCCCGCGTTGGGTTTCCTAATAGGGACCCCACATGGGGATGTCACGCAAAGTCCTATGCGGCCCTCATTGGGCAATCCTTTTTAGGTCCCAAGGAGGAAATCCCTATCAGAACCCAATCTAAATtttggaagaaaaaatattatgattttcgaaaagattaaaaataattcggtaTCAGATACTCATGTTATATTAGACCCcattagtaaatttaatttgaattgaaataaaatcgTTGATCGAAAAAATTCTTGTCGTGAAGGGGCTCGAACTTGCATCCTCTGGGTCCTCAGTCCTTGACGTTACCGCTGGTCCAAGCGGGAGTGCTGATGAGGATAGTTCTTATCTCGTATACATGAACTTTACCGGTTGACTGAGACATTATTCATGTTATGCTCAAGCTTTAACTGACgtgaaaatacaatttttgtataaattatataaaaaattaaaaaataaaaaaaaaaatttaccgaaaaatgtaaaaaaattgaaaaaataaaattccttaTAACTGTCCGATTTAATTTGGAATCCCCCTTATactaacacaaaaaatttatttttgaaaattaaaattttttttaaatgcaagttaatttttaaaattttattgtatggataaaaatttaattatgaaaaagtttaattttttttacaatataaattctTTTGCAAATTTAAATCCTCAAAAgttggatattttttaaaacttgaatTATACAtactaacaataaaaattatcttcaattaaaagtttttttcataCTAAGAAGTAAAAATTCTGAGTATGAATCTTGTTTCAGCaacataaaaatgtttttcagtCTAAGAACTCACACAGAAAGGAAAATTCCTTTACTGGAGATCAaaattcttggtttaagaaaattttcgaatgccTGAAGGAaaaccgaagttgtgttggccgaagtaaaatttttcttgaaattttattcttggtggaagtagttttttcttaattcaacttatcataaatacttgatacaataaatttttatattcgatcaagatttttagatactttagggaagcagcgccacctacttcagctgagaaaaaaattttctcaacttgagaaaatttttctcttaaatatttgataccgattttgtattattttagcgtgcaattttacattttgaataaaaaaaattattcaatattatttgatcttcccatttgacatgttgatcaataaaaatattaatgaaaatttacttctatctagatatttaattttttggagcaagcgagaaattttctcaagataagaaaatttacttctatcaagaactagttagttagttagttagttatttatttttatgccaAGGCTATAATGGCCGAATggcaaatataaaattacatatttaataatatacaatacaataaaaatatacattattagtttaattacttattttagtacttaagtattattattatttcagtattgatttattgagttttaattcttcatttgtaaatttatattatgatTTAACTGAGATGATAACTTAAGACAACGTCTGAGCTTActtgcaaaattaaaattacaataccctaatttgttgttaacaatttatattttttaattatttcatacaattttctaataatCTTAAGTCTTAAATGATGAATAACtatcattatattttataatgatttaCTTAGTATAAGTGTACAATAGTTTAGATATCTAATTTAAACAAGTAGTCAAATAAACTATTCTTAAATGCTTCAAGACTAGttgcatttattatttcatttggCAGTTCTTCCCAGAGACGAATTGCAGTTACAACAAAAAAAGTCTCATAATAAGTTGtacaaaaatttgacattttaaagttattgttGTTTTTCTTTATCGCTAATCTTTCTGATCTTCTTATATCCGTATCTTCAATGAGCAATTCACGCAGATAACTGGGTTTACCAAcaagtaataatttataaaattaacagcCTAAGAAATAGATACGACGACTCTTGATGCTAAGCCAACCTAGTTCACGCCTATAAGGTGTTATGTGTTCGTCacgttttaaattataaataaatcagataGATGAATTTAGGGAACgttgtaattttttgtcattttcaaaatttgagtttGTTAACACTATAGAACAATAATCGACAAGAGGTAAGATGGTAGCTGACACTAATAATCTTTCGATATCGGTCGTGTAAATGCtctttcttaatttaagactATATAAtgctgaatttattttactgattgtTTTTGACGTATGAAGATTCCAAGACAGTGTATTTGTAATGTGAAGTCCCAGACACTTGGCCGACTCTGTAAAGGGAATCGCTATACCATTAACAACAGTAGGTGGTAAAAAGTTatgttgaatattttttaatttcccacTCGAGCCTAAGAGCATAGCTTTTGTCTTTGTTACATTGATTTCTAGACCATTGTCTTTAGCCCAATCAGCAACAGCTTGAGCATCAGTAGTTATTTGTCTTATTGCATCGTACAactgataataatgatagtgTAGATAAATGTATTTGTCATCTGCAAATAGTCCGTGTCTTGAATATATGAGCCGTTTTGCAACTGAATTCATGACCAACAGAAACAGAATGGGTCCTAAGACTGAGCCTTGAGGTACACCAGACGTAGTTTCTAAGAATTCAGTTGGTAAACCATCATCATTCAAGACTGCTTGACTTCTATTCGTTAAGTACGAGAAAAACCAGCTTATAGTTTTGACGAAAAATCCAAGTTCAATCAAAGTGCTCAATATTACTCTCGGGTTTACATATTCAAATGCTTTTGTTAAATCAAAGAGAACTAATAGTGTTAGTTTGCCAGTATCCATACTACAACTAATATCatttataagttttaaaaaagcagATTGTGTGCCATGATGCTTACGGAAGCCTGATTGGAATTTATCTAAATACTCATTATCCTCAAGATAATTTACTAGCTGATTTGCAATAATTCGCTCAAACACTTTACTTAAGTGGGACGTGTTTGCTATTGGGCGAGTATCTGATAATGAGCGTGGtgatgtaattttatttaaagggATGATAAATATTCTTTTCCAAGCCGATGGAAAGACACCTGTTTCTAAAGATTGATTGAAAAGAGCGCCGAAATAAAGATATTTgggggaaaaaattttttaaccatcTAAGGTCTATATCATCGGGATTTTGaccttttgatttttttacggTAATGTGTAATGCTTTTGTACCATCAACGATGTCTACTTTTGACCAATTAAACGTGGTTTGTACATTACTGGAGTATAAGACAGGTAATGCATTTAGGAATTCGAGATCACAGGATGGATGCTTTCGAACGATATTTGCAAAATATTCATTTAGTTCCACCGGATCAGAATGATTCAAGGGAGTGGATGATGTATTTTTTACAAGACCAAGATGTTTGAGCttaagaactaaattttttcgagcaagaggctgaattttctcaaaacaacaagattttcttaacttaaataaattttcttggatcaagatacttatttctttaataagcaagaaaattaattttattggaataagtgaaatttcttgtgccaaaaaaaaattttttttccgctcaaaaaaataattaggaagaaaaatattttcttggctcaagtgaaccttttttttctgtggagTACTTGAATATAATCTGGAATTGATCCAAAATTAATCTAGAATAACTCCGCTAAAAAAACTCCGGATTCACTCTACACGCAAATTGTCACAGGATTTTTATTCCCTGTGTGCGTCCCTCCCTGTGCCTAAATTTGGCAACAGATCCACACTCGGTGTGtctctgaatttattattttatatttatttattgttgttaatttaagaattaattttatctttatttcagacatttattatttataatttattattattattaatatttgtatgCATTTCGGTAAATCATTGTCATACAGTACCTAATTTTACTATGAGTGATAAATCATAGCCTTTACTCGCACGGGTGAGGCCCTACAATATCGATCGCGAGCAAAGAGTTTATTGAATTAGGGAAAATGGCTAGAGAGGCCATTGTTGTCGAACACGAGGCCTCGAACGGTTTACGGTGACAAAAATAGAGCAGACACGCGGTGGCCCGCTTGGTGTGAGGTACACACGTGGGACCTCCGCTATTGTAAGGAGTGTGGATTTAGTGCCTTGGGTTGAGTTTCCTTTTTGGTGAGTACTCACAAGTTGAGATTGATTAATATCCGCACACCGCTGTCTCCCGGCTTAAATAATTTGCCACAGCTATGGCGTCTAAAAAGGCCATAAAGTTCAAGTGTTAAACTTCTGGCCACTGGCAGCAGAACCGCTACAAGCGCTGCCTTTGGGTTATTAAGCATTGTCATTTACCCGCGTTTCTAGATATCTCAGAGATAAGTATGAGATTCGTATACGCGACTTGACTTTTCTGATAAAtgtaattactaaataaattatactacaaaatctaaataattttatggttAATAAAGGGAcacattatattattattcattgagAAACACATATTATATTCATTATGAAACACATTATATTATAtcagactttaatttttttttaccaattaaagttattatcattccttaaataatattcatgtCATACATTctaatatttatcatcaagTATCACAATTGTTAttagattaatattataattagtttACGAACTCAAATATTTAGCGAAACACTTTCAAGAATGATACTGATAAACTATTATCATTAGATGACCTATCattaaggggttaggggtagtcagaggcacgaaaaaatgagaattttcagtattttttttttgctattaaatcatgttattttacaaaagtagtaatataacattattatacaatgttttgacttgaagtcacgaaaatttcaaaaaaaaaaaaatttatttccaaaGTTATAGCTGTCTGTGTTGACCCAGTTCCAAAAAAAGGTCCTTGCGGTGACAATTATAAGTCCTTGGAGATTCATCTAATATCAAtcggattaaaaaaattagttttataaatagataatcctgggcctgatcgaaggattttttttttcaaaaattgacaaaatggcggcctcaggaaa
This genomic interval from Cotesia glomerata isolate CgM1 linkage group LG1, MPM_Cglom_v2.3, whole genome shotgun sequence contains the following:
- the LOC123264615 gene encoding uncharacterized protein LOC123264615 — protein: MDTGKLTLLVLFDLTKAFEYVNPRVILSTLIELGFFVKTISWFFSYLTNRSQAVLNDDGLPTEFLETTSGVPQGSVLGPILFLLVMNSVAKRLIYSRHGLFADDKYIYLHYHYYQLYDAIRQITTDAQAVADWAKDNGLEINVTKTKAMLLGSSGKLKNIQHNFLPPTVVNGIAIPFTESAKCLGLHITNTLSWNLHTSKTIKNLLPGQTASDRPDLVARVLSIKKDTLIDMIVKQHLFGQVAAYNWVIEFQKRGLPHLHMLITLKSDSKITTPEQVDRLISAEIPNPMSDPTLFDIVTKNMLHGPCGDWCLINNICSKKFPKQFRNETTMDGNGYLYNRRQDENITFSRNNFVFTNQHVVPYNKVLLKTFNCHINVKVVCSVTAVKYSFKYVYKGHNKAGITINGSVPNTRVESLGEETHSSSNSHDSENLNNVKDHDEVRDFVDARYIGPVEAVWRILSKHLQNKSHSIIRLPVHLPNEQSITINNDCNNDELREALQKQSMLIDYFKLNERDSNARQYIYSDILYHYVFKKDNVTKITSWQPRKKYLNVIGRKVLEVLKISGTMNGILCDTFTSTCLTAGLIEDDQEWKRTLNEAIVWMMPRQLRCLFVHYNRRFGVKEGEKKAYVFINSMLNRERYSLSDFPSMIQISEIDEALLSGESLQTNNLDDPQTYDNKLNVRQKKIVDYILNSINENKNVCTMAYPGIAATLLPNGKTVHKTFGLHVPMFSDSSSRIKPNSKQGEYLKNFDVFIWDEAPMSLRYALEIKDRTLRHIMNNKMPFGGKLMILGGDFRQLFPVQPHTTRTETVNLSIRFSSLWKNFHQFSLTQNMRALPEEIQFVNFLLNIGDRTVNNLNDKRMNDISLYIEKTGDDVEHKLNLDSPKFATGADDEEIKWHLRLHTENEESEDKS